A DNA window from Eikenella exigua contains the following coding sequences:
- a CDS encoding phage tail protein: MSTEYIGSVTLYLDAAEVEITKIDVKDSTGRKPVKTMNRSRRTKGFTRGVGQYDITATAVMPTDGTAINWGSIEDAKISLVPDVPGAKPTSYLGFCVTEVGESYTVDNEMVIDITGFAIRKVLE, encoded by the coding sequence ATGAGTACCGAATACATCGGCAGCGTAACCCTCTATCTCGACGCCGCGGAGGTGGAAATCACCAAAATCGACGTCAAAGACAGCACCGGCCGCAAGCCCGTGAAAACCATGAACCGCAGCCGCCGCACCAAAGGCTTCACCCGCGGCGTGGGCCAATACGACATCACCGCCACCGCCGTGATGCCTACCGACGGCACCGCCATCAACTGGGGCAGCATCGAGGACGCCAAAATCTCACTGGTGCCCGACGTGCCCGGCGCGAAACCCACCAGCTATCTCGGCTTTTGCGTGACCGAGGTGGGCGAAAGCTACACGGTGGACAACGAGATGGTGATCGACATCACCGGCTTTGCCATCCGCAAGGTGTTGGAGTAA
- a CDS encoding phage tail sheath subtilisin-like domain-containing protein encodes MASANISFDKIPASTRKPGVYAEWNLKRAMRNLPTNRQRVLLIAQHTTDLGAVSALTDVYSAAEVAERYGAGSQAHLMADAAIKAYANAALSIITLADNSAGVAAAGKITITGNATTQGVLRVGIGNADVLMVAVAAGDSADTVGKAVKAAIAAQPGLPVSAAEAAGVVTITAKNKGTEGNAIRLLAACTAAGISTTVTAMAGGDANPDIQPALTAVIADGHDIIACGISDEANLLKLRAHLEKVGAPTEKRWAIGVYGHSGTLATATTLAGKLNNGFMLCAWYRGTPSLPCELAAAFASVMASEEDPARPLNTLALEGIGLCDSKDKTMRTEQENALYNGVAPVETSPDGSRAQIVRAITTYTKTANGTTDESLLDVTTVRTLIYVSKACIQRVALRFPREKLSDKTPARVRSELIDVLMRCEELEILEQVEANLPNLIVERDKQNVNMLDVRIPSDVVNGLHVVGMVVDLYL; translated from the coding sequence ATGGCCAGCGCCAACATCAGTTTTGACAAAATCCCGGCATCTACGCGCAAACCCGGCGTGTACGCCGAATGGAACCTCAAACGCGCCATGCGCAACCTGCCCACCAATCGGCAGCGCGTGCTGTTGATTGCCCAGCACACCACCGACTTGGGCGCAGTATCCGCCCTGACGGATGTGTATTCCGCCGCCGAAGTGGCCGAGCGCTACGGTGCGGGCAGTCAGGCACATTTGATGGCCGATGCCGCCATTAAAGCCTATGCCAATGCCGCCCTGAGCATCATCACGCTGGCCGACAACAGCGCCGGCGTGGCCGCCGCAGGCAAAATCACCATTACCGGCAACGCCACCACGCAGGGTGTGCTGCGCGTGGGCATCGGCAATGCCGATGTGCTGATGGTGGCCGTGGCCGCCGGCGACAGCGCCGATACCGTCGGCAAAGCCGTCAAGGCTGCAATTGCCGCCCAGCCCGGCCTGCCCGTATCTGCCGCCGAAGCCGCCGGCGTGGTGACCATCACTGCGAAAAACAAAGGCACCGAGGGCAATGCCATCCGCCTGTTGGCGGCCTGTACCGCCGCCGGTATCAGCACCACGGTAACCGCGATGGCGGGCGGCGACGCCAACCCCGATATCCAGCCCGCACTCACCGCCGTGATTGCCGACGGCCACGACATCATCGCCTGTGGCATCAGCGACGAGGCCAACCTGCTCAAACTGCGCGCCCACCTTGAAAAAGTCGGCGCGCCCACAGAAAAACGCTGGGCGATTGGTGTGTACGGCCACAGCGGCACATTGGCCACCGCCACCACCTTGGCCGGCAAACTCAACAACGGCTTTATGCTCTGCGCTTGGTATCGCGGCACGCCCAGCCTGCCGTGCGAACTGGCGGCAGCTTTTGCCTCCGTGATGGCGAGTGAAGAAGATCCCGCCCGCCCGTTGAACACGCTGGCCTTGGAAGGCATCGGCCTGTGCGACAGCAAAGACAAAACCATGCGTACCGAGCAGGAAAACGCGCTCTACAACGGCGTGGCACCGGTGGAAACCAGCCCGGACGGCAGCCGGGCGCAGATTGTGCGGGCGATTACCACCTACACCAAAACCGCCAACGGCACCACCGACGAGAGCCTGCTGGACGTAACCACCGTGCGCACCCTGATTTACGTGAGCAAAGCCTGCATCCAGCGCGTGGCCTTGCGCTTCCCGCGCGAAAAACTCTCCGACAAGACCCCGGCGCGGGTGCGCAGCGAGCTTATCGACGTGCTGATGCGCTGCGAGGAGCTGGAGATTTTGGAGCAGGTGGAAGCCAACCTGCCCAACCTCATCGTGGAGAGGGACAAGCAAAACGTGAACATGCTGGACGTGCGCATCCCGTCCGACGTAGTGAACGGCCTGCACGTGGTCGGCATGGTGGTAGACCTCTATTTATAG
- a CDS encoding DUF2635 domain-containing protein, with the protein MSILVKAAAGLKVPKEGEPHRYIDEHQAVAVEESAYYLRCLECGDLVRESEAESEPDPKPAKGGK; encoded by the coding sequence ATGAGTATCTTGGTAAAAGCCGCCGCCGGCCTGAAAGTGCCGAAGGAAGGCGAGCCGCACCGCTATATCGACGAGCATCAGGCCGTCGCCGTGGAGGAGAGCGCCTACTATCTGCGCTGCCTCGAGTGCGGCGACTTGGTGCGCGAATCCGAGGCCGAATCCGAGCCTGATCCCAAACCCGCCAAAGGAGGCAAATAA
- a CDS encoding DUF1834 family protein, giving the protein MIALIEAAIVQRLRQGLGKLVTGVHSYGGELDDEGLYQVVQQLPAAWVTFAGIDKTEAVKTSRTKHKAEAKFVVMVAARSLRSEEASRAGGIGHWEIGSYQLIYAVRRLLANQDLGLAIDKLQPRAVRTLFNGRMERQEAMSVYACEFATHWIEEALDNGRWPAYRRPLRRQPAIPAAPTKSL; this is encoded by the coding sequence GTGATCGCCCTTATTGAGGCTGCCATCGTGCAGCGCCTGCGCCAAGGCTTGGGCAAGCTGGTTACCGGCGTGCACAGCTACGGCGGCGAGCTGGACGACGAGGGGCTGTATCAGGTGGTGCAGCAGTTGCCGGCCGCTTGGGTGACTTTTGCCGGCATCGACAAAACCGAAGCCGTGAAAACCAGCCGCACCAAGCACAAGGCCGAAGCCAAGTTTGTGGTGATGGTGGCCGCCCGCTCCCTACGGAGCGAGGAAGCCAGCCGCGCCGGCGGTATCGGCCACTGGGAAATTGGCAGCTACCAGCTGATTTACGCGGTGCGCCGCCTGCTGGCCAATCAGGATTTGGGTTTGGCCATCGACAAGCTGCAACCACGCGCGGTACGCACCCTGTTTAACGGCAGGATGGAGCGGCAGGAAGCCATGAGCGTGTATGCCTGCGAATTTGCCACCCATTGGATCGAGGAGGCGTTGGACAACGGCCGCTGGCCTGCGTACCGCCGCCCCCTGCGCCGGCAGCCCGCCATCCCCGCCGCACCGACCAAATCTTTGTGA
- a CDS encoding gp436 family protein produces the protein MISYATLDELCLRYGDNTVLQLTDLERRGQINADIAQQALLDATAEIDGYLNRYTRPFPQIPRLLTVYCCDIAIYRLATGMRQGNDDMDTRYKNAIDYLKQVARGTATISGLPENGQLGTGDTVMFNKPQQKVFGRDRPY, from the coding sequence ATGATTAGCTATGCCACGCTCGACGAACTGTGCCTGCGCTACGGCGACAACACCGTGTTGCAGCTCACCGACTTAGAGCGACGCGGCCAAATCAATGCCGACATTGCGCAGCAGGCGCTATTGGACGCTACCGCCGAAATCGACGGCTACCTGAACCGTTATACGCGGCCGTTTCCGCAGATCCCGCGGTTATTGACGGTGTACTGCTGCGACATCGCCATCTACCGCTTGGCCACCGGTATGCGCCAAGGCAACGATGACATGGACACCCGCTACAAAAACGCCATCGACTACCTCAAGCAGGTGGCGCGCGGCACGGCCACCATCAGCGGGCTGCCTGAAAACGGCCAGCTCGGCACCGGCGACACCGTGATGTTTAACAAGCCGCAGCAAAAGGTATTCGGCCGTGATCGCCCTTATTGA
- a CDS encoding Mu-like prophage major head subunit gpT family protein — MIITPDLIKALFTGFKKNYQDGLQMAKSQYPEIATVVPSSTASNTYGWLGQAPALREWVGDRVFNDMKAHAYAIANKHFESSIKVSRNDIEDDNIGIYAPLVTELGRAAAVFADELVFGLLKKGNTTLCYDGQNFFDTDHPVFEKVDGTGNKTLVKNLFTATGGTQGTPWYLLDTSRAIKPMIFQQRKPMKLSAMTKDDDEGVFMRNEYRYGVDGRCNAGFGFWQMASMSTEELTPDNFAKVFNAMASQKGDGGRPLDIRPTVLLVPSTMEDLANSIVKPDKYENGKFNPHHNKVKVVASPWLL, encoded by the coding sequence ATGATTATCACCCCGGATTTGATTAAAGCCTTGTTTACCGGCTTTAAAAAGAACTATCAGGACGGCCTGCAAATGGCTAAGAGCCAATACCCGGAAATTGCCACCGTGGTGCCGTCTTCCACCGCCTCCAACACCTACGGCTGGCTCGGACAGGCGCCGGCATTGCGCGAATGGGTGGGAGACCGTGTGTTCAACGACATGAAGGCACACGCTTACGCGATTGCCAATAAGCATTTTGAGAGCTCCATCAAAGTCAGCCGCAACGATATTGAAGACGACAACATCGGCATTTATGCGCCGCTGGTAACCGAGCTGGGTCGTGCCGCTGCCGTGTTTGCCGACGAATTGGTGTTCGGCCTGTTGAAAAAAGGCAACACCACCCTGTGTTACGACGGCCAAAACTTTTTTGACACCGACCACCCGGTGTTTGAAAAAGTGGACGGCACCGGCAACAAAACCTTGGTTAAAAACCTGTTTACCGCCACCGGCGGCACGCAGGGCACGCCGTGGTATCTGCTGGATACCAGCCGCGCCATCAAACCGATGATCTTCCAGCAACGCAAGCCGATGAAGCTCAGTGCGATGACCAAAGACGATGACGAAGGCGTGTTTATGCGCAACGAGTACCGCTACGGCGTGGACGGCCGCTGCAATGCCGGCTTCGGCTTCTGGCAGATGGCCAGCATGAGCACCGAGGAGCTGACCCCGGACAACTTTGCCAAGGTATTTAACGCGATGGCTAGTCAAAAAGGCGACGGCGGCCGCCCGCTCGACATCCGCCCGACTGTGTTGCTGGTGCCCAGCACTATGGAAGATTTGGCCAATTCGATTGTCAAACCCGACAAATACGAAAACGGCAAATTCAACCCGCACCACAACAAGGTCAAAGTCGTGGCCAGCCCGTGGCTGTTGTAA
- a CDS encoding phage protease, with protein sequence MNKHTPPPFLLAACSVPVDGTAQRIQLIPAGEFRANDGRPADAPFWRLSPQRAAVLVAELNARPVRLMVDYEHQTLFTAQNGQPNPASGWLSGFEWVDGKGLYAEVQWTAAAKQRIAGGEYRYISPVFQYTPAGDILSLLPPALTNTPALDQLDPVALAAASRLLNPLQPSQKEEAMNEAQKLMLSLLGLPETASEVEQLAAMQQIQSSTDGKKLAEALAAAKEAAKPENKPAEPNPPAAPAAPADQPANDETGAPNTAAASQQVPLSALQGLQRQVAALSQQLAAHEAEKTAQLITAALSDGRLLPAQKAWAEGLGKTNPQALAEFLATAQPLAALSATQTGGIPPAAAEKGLTADEAKVAEMLGITAEDYAKQK encoded by the coding sequence ATGAACAAACATACCCCTCCCCCGTTTTTACTGGCTGCCTGTTCCGTCCCGGTGGACGGTACGGCGCAGCGCATCCAGCTTATTCCCGCCGGCGAGTTTCGCGCCAACGACGGCCGCCCGGCTGATGCGCCGTTTTGGCGTTTGAGCCCGCAGCGTGCCGCCGTCTTGGTGGCCGAGCTCAATGCGCGGCCGGTGCGGCTGATGGTGGACTACGAGCATCAAACCCTGTTTACCGCGCAAAACGGACAGCCCAACCCGGCATCGGGCTGGCTCTCCGGTTTTGAATGGGTCGACGGCAAGGGGCTGTATGCCGAGGTGCAGTGGACGGCCGCGGCCAAGCAGCGAATTGCCGGCGGCGAATACCGCTATATCTCGCCGGTGTTCCAGTACACGCCTGCGGGCGACATCCTTAGCCTGTTGCCGCCAGCGCTCACCAACACTCCGGCACTTGACCAACTCGACCCGGTGGCCTTGGCTGCCGCCTCCCGATTACTTAACCCCCTCCAACCCTCTCAAAAGGAAGAAGCAATGAACGAAGCACAAAAGCTGATGCTGTCGCTGCTCGGGCTGCCTGAAACCGCCAGCGAGGTGGAGCAGCTGGCCGCGATGCAGCAAATCCAAAGCAGCACCGACGGCAAAAAGCTGGCCGAAGCCTTGGCCGCCGCCAAAGAGGCAGCCAAGCCGGAAAACAAACCGGCCGAGCCGAACCCGCCCGCCGCCCCTGCCGCACCGGCAGACCAGCCGGCCAATGACGAGACCGGCGCACCCAATACCGCTGCCGCCTCGCAACAGGTGCCGCTGTCGGCACTGCAAGGCTTGCAACGACAAGTGGCCGCCCTGAGCCAGCAGCTGGCTGCGCACGAGGCGGAAAAAACCGCACAACTGATTACCGCCGCCCTCTCCGACGGCCGACTGCTGCCGGCACAAAAAGCATGGGCGGAAGGCTTGGGCAAAACCAACCCGCAGGCACTGGCCGAATTTTTGGCCACGGCGCAGCCTTTGGCTGCCCTAAGTGCCACGCAGACCGGCGGCATCCCGCCTGCTGCCGCGGAAAAAGGCCTGACTGCCGACGAGGCAAAGGTGGCGGAGATGCTGGGCATCACTGCCGAAGACTATGCAAAACAGAAATAG
- a CDS encoding phage virion morphogenesis protein yields MIEIEIKTLELQQNISRAAQGLEQRGSLMRLIAGRLHQAVDENFNSQGRPAWAGLKLGSQLSRAGALTKRGQVSQARFDKHVRNHKILQNTGRLRNSITEASDNDSARVGTNVAYAAIHNFGGQTAAHMIYPRHKKALAWATGAYPVKSVKHPGSRIPARPFMQLTPQDEHELVETVSDYLASVCGLPKGS; encoded by the coding sequence ATGATCGAAATCGAAATCAAGACGTTAGAGTTGCAGCAAAACATCAGCCGCGCAGCGCAGGGCTTGGAGCAGCGCGGCAGCCTGATGCGCCTGATTGCCGGCAGGCTGCATCAGGCGGTGGATGAAAACTTTAACAGCCAAGGCCGCCCGGCTTGGGCGGGGCTGAAGCTAGGCAGCCAGCTCTCCCGTGCCGGGGCGCTGACCAAACGCGGGCAGGTATCGCAGGCGCGGTTTGACAAGCATGTGCGCAACCACAAGATCCTGCAAAACACCGGCCGCCTGCGCAACAGCATCACCGAGGCCAGCGACAACGATAGCGCGCGGGTAGGCACCAATGTGGCCTATGCCGCCATCCACAACTTCGGCGGGCAAACTGCCGCACACATGATTTATCCGCGCCACAAAAAGGCGCTGGCATGGGCAACGGGGGCGTATCCGGTAAAAAGCGTGAAGCACCCCGGCAGCCGCATTCCGGCACGCCCGTTTATGCAGCTCACACCGCAAGACGAGCACGAGCTGGTGGAGACGGTGAGCGACTATTTGGCCTCTGTCTGCGGCCTACCGAAAGGCAGTTAA
- a CDS encoding phage minor head protein: MGANQVDLAYAFGLPPERAIRYFETLGYTVPTDWPQRMQQAAAKAQTIAGIYRQDVVADIHRALGESAAKGTPFAKFRDAVERQLTAKGLHLDQAGDMVDAATGELLGKGITPQRLEVIYRTNMQNAYMAGRWQELQDNRAAMPYLQYTAVMDNRTRPLHRELHGQVYHIDDPFWDTFYPPNGFNCRCAVTAYSAADLTRRGLEVADSEGRLEEVYRVVNKAGDTESTRAIRLADGRSFMADRGFDGNVGKRHLAQLGQLQMQRAVDLPPRLASMSVGEALKQPAFFKALSDEFIRRFDFLAAGGHGSNRIMHVGVLHTELLDALAAHNIMPQSAVISMGDADITHALRDSKAASGRALDAAIIRRVPELLLKPDSVYVQTNAKNPTLWFIYETEQGKLVLLVDKPERKSKEMMNIVRTGGRITNWKEALNQHTLVWGKAPAGMK; this comes from the coding sequence GTGGGCGCTAATCAAGTGGATTTGGCCTATGCCTTCGGCCTGCCGCCGGAGCGTGCCATCCGTTATTTTGAGACTTTGGGCTACACGGTGCCGACCGATTGGCCGCAACGGATGCAACAAGCAGCGGCCAAGGCACAGACCATCGCCGGCATCTACCGGCAGGATGTGGTAGCCGACATCCACCGCGCACTGGGCGAATCGGCGGCCAAGGGCACGCCGTTTGCCAAATTTAGGGATGCGGTGGAGCGGCAGCTGACGGCTAAGGGGCTGCATCTGGATCAGGCAGGCGATATGGTGGATGCCGCCACCGGCGAGCTGCTGGGCAAAGGCATCACGCCGCAGCGCTTGGAGGTGATTTACCGCACCAATATGCAAAATGCGTATATGGCCGGACGTTGGCAGGAGCTGCAAGACAACCGTGCCGCCATGCCTTATCTGCAATACACCGCCGTTATGGACAACCGCACCCGCCCGCTGCACCGTGAGCTGCACGGGCAGGTGTACCACATCGACGACCCATTTTGGGATACCTTTTACCCGCCCAACGGCTTTAACTGCCGCTGCGCGGTAACCGCCTACAGCGCGGCCGATTTGACCCGGCGCGGGCTGGAAGTGGCCGACAGCGAGGGGCGGCTGGAAGAGGTGTACCGCGTGGTGAACAAAGCGGGCGACACCGAATCGACCCGCGCCATCCGTTTGGCCGACGGCCGCTCCTTTATGGCCGACCGCGGCTTTGACGGCAACGTGGGTAAGCGGCACTTGGCGCAGCTGGGGCAGTTGCAGATGCAACGGGCGGTGGATTTGCCGCCGCGGTTGGCGAGTATGTCGGTGGGCGAGGCGCTGAAACAGCCGGCCTTTTTTAAGGCGTTGTCGGATGAGTTTATCAGGCGCTTTGATTTTTTGGCCGCCGGCGGCCACGGCAGCAACCGCATAATGCATGTGGGCGTATTGCACACCGAGCTGCTGGATGCGCTGGCCGCCCACAACATCATGCCTCAGTCGGCTGTTATCAGTATGGGGGATGCGGACATTACCCATGCCTTGCGCGACAGCAAGGCGGCAAGCGGTCGGGCTTTGGATGCAGCCATTATCCGGCGTGTACCGGAGCTGCTGCTGAAGCCGGACTCGGTGTATGTGCAAACCAATGCCAAAAATCCGACATTATGGTTTATTTATGAGACCGAGCAGGGCAAATTGGTATTGTTGGTGGATAAGCCGGAGAGAAAGAGCAAAGAGATGATGAATATTGTGCGAACCGGCGGCAGGATCACGAATTGGAAAGAAGCATTGAACCAGCATACACTGGTTTGGGGGAAAGCCCCGGCAGGAATGAAGTAA
- a CDS encoding DUF935 domain-containing protein, with protein MKSRFTAVLSAITGNTEPAPKAPRKGEQTAQLAKARGTIGEHPSKGLTPQKLHQILEGAEDGDITAQSELFADMEEKDGHIFAEMSKRKRALTGLDWRVSAPKNADEAGRQLAEEVAGWLYGLPDFEALLFDLLDALGHGFAAVEISWQQVDGLWLPAKFTHRPQGWFTLKHNQLKLLGVNGQEPQDLWPLGWIVHRHQARSGFLARGGLMRSLAWPYLFKNYSVRDLAEFLEIYGLPVRLGKYPAGASDKEKTTLLNALVGIGHNAAGIIPETMMLELLDAASGSGDTFMSMVDWCERTQSKIILGGTLTTQADGKTSTNALGQIHNEVRHDLLASDAKQLAATLTRQLIAPLLYLNKGITDPANIPYFEFDTRQPEDMKLYAEALPELVQLGMKIPLEWAHEKLAIPQAADDQDMLAIRGAQPELRQAQASRYRQVALSRQGEIIYPDQLALDDGIAGYLKNTDLPALLEPLIKQLGQAIAEGGSYEDAAARLLAAYPQLDTAQLQEALGRVLFVADLWGQIGGR; from the coding sequence ATCAAATCCCGTTTTACCGCCGTTTTATCCGCTATTACAGGCAACACTGAGCCTGCGCCGAAAGCACCGCGCAAGGGCGAGCAGACCGCGCAGCTGGCTAAAGCCCGCGGCACCATCGGCGAGCATCCGAGCAAGGGGCTGACGCCACAAAAGCTGCACCAGATTTTAGAAGGGGCGGAAGATGGCGACATCACGGCGCAGTCGGAATTGTTTGCCGATATGGAGGAAAAAGACGGCCACATCTTTGCCGAGATGAGCAAGCGCAAACGCGCTTTGACCGGCTTGGATTGGCGGGTATCCGCTCCGAAAAATGCCGATGAGGCCGGGCGGCAGCTGGCGGAAGAGGTGGCGGGCTGGCTCTACGGCCTGCCAGACTTTGAGGCGCTGCTGTTTGACCTGTTGGATGCGCTCGGCCACGGCTTCGCCGCGGTGGAAATCAGCTGGCAGCAGGTGGACGGCTTATGGCTGCCGGCCAAGTTTACCCACCGCCCGCAGGGTTGGTTTACCCTGAAACACAACCAGCTCAAACTGCTGGGCGTGAACGGGCAGGAGCCGCAGGACTTGTGGCCGCTGGGCTGGATTGTGCACCGCCATCAGGCGCGCAGCGGCTTCTTGGCGCGCGGCGGGCTGATGCGCTCGCTGGCGTGGCCGTATCTGTTTAAAAATTATTCGGTGCGCGACTTGGCCGAGTTTTTGGAAATTTACGGCCTGCCGGTGCGGCTCGGGAAATACCCGGCCGGCGCATCGGACAAAGAAAAAACCACCCTGCTTAACGCGCTGGTGGGCATCGGCCACAATGCGGCCGGCATCATCCCGGAAACCATGATGCTGGAACTGTTGGACGCGGCCAGCGGCAGCGGCGACACCTTTATGAGCATGGTGGACTGGTGCGAGCGCACCCAATCCAAAATCATCTTGGGCGGCACGCTGACCACGCAGGCAGACGGCAAAACCAGCACCAACGCGCTGGGGCAAATCCACAACGAGGTGCGGCATGACTTGCTGGCATCTGATGCTAAGCAGCTGGCGGCCACGCTGACCCGGCAGCTGATTGCGCCGCTGCTGTATCTCAACAAGGGCATCACCGACCCGGCCAACATCCCCTATTTTGAGTTTGACACCCGCCAGCCGGAAGACATGAAGCTGTATGCCGAGGCGCTGCCCGAATTGGTGCAGCTCGGCATGAAAATCCCGCTGGAATGGGCGCACGAAAAGCTGGCCATCCCGCAGGCGGCCGACGACCAAGACATGCTGGCCATACGTGGTGCCCAGCCGGAACTACGGCAGGCGCAGGCCAGCCGCTACCGGCAGGTAGCCTTGTCGCGGCAGGGCGAAATCATCTATCCCGACCAGCTGGCGTTGGACGACGGTATTGCAGGCTACCTGAAAAATACTGATCTGCCCGCACTGCTTGAACCGCTGATTAAGCAACTCGGCCAAGCCATCGCCGAAGGCGGCAGCTACGAGGATGCGGCGGCACGCCTGCTGGCGGCCTACCCGCAATTGGACACCGCACAGCTGCAAGAGGCGCTGGGGCGCGTGCTGTTTGTGGCGGACTTGTGGGGGCAGATCGGTGGGCGCTAA
- the terL gene encoding phage terminase large subunit — MKNKEFLKSLSAIADQLRRTIEAEVVGFESTPAAIAERRAKVFDPLSGFEYFVYTYFPHYVHTADKSQLHEFLFTRLPEILREPKGVPEATGAPRGEGKSTLVTQLFTLYCIVTAQKHYCVIVMDSIDQAYPMLEAIKAELAYNPRLLTDFPEAAGAGRVWQAGTIVTANDIKVQVAGSGKKLRGLRHGPYRPDLTILDDIENDEQVRSPEQRKKLNDWLDKTILPLGGVGMKYDVIYIGTILHYDSVLARTLNNPFWHRKKFQAMIRWPDNMALWEQWEELYRNEGEAMALAFYRAHRAEMEAGAVTSWAARGVLELMTIRARVGHAAFDSEYQNDPVSGDAAPFANSLHFWVQRDSEWLFFGACDPSLGKAGASRDPSALLVGGFNKRTGVLDVVEAQIKKRLPDRIIEDIIALQRQYHCLLWGIETVQFQEFLKTELVKRGAAAGVPIPARGIKPVADKLLRIESLQPHMANGLIRLHASQSTLIQQLRHFPMADHDDGPDALHMLWMLAQSGFGAIDYTAVPRHNDSNGVLTFGSGAW, encoded by the coding sequence ATGAAAAATAAAGAGTTTCTAAAATCCCTCTCTGCTATCGCCGACCAACTGCGGCGCACCATCGAGGCGGAAGTGGTAGGCTTTGAATCGACCCCGGCGGCCATCGCGGAGCGCCGGGCCAAAGTATTCGACCCGCTAAGTGGCTTCGAATACTTTGTTTATACCTACTTCCCGCATTATGTGCACACGGCGGACAAATCTCAACTGCACGAGTTTTTGTTTACGAGGCTACCTGAAATCCTGCGCGAGCCGAAGGGTGTGCCGGAAGCGACAGGCGCGCCGCGCGGCGAGGGTAAATCCACGCTGGTGACCCAGCTGTTTACCCTGTATTGCATCGTAACCGCGCAGAAGCATTACTGCGTAATCGTGATGGACAGTATCGACCAAGCCTACCCGATGCTCGAGGCGATTAAGGCCGAGCTGGCTTATAACCCGCGCTTACTGACCGACTTCCCGGAGGCGGCGGGCGCAGGGCGGGTGTGGCAGGCGGGTACGATTGTGACTGCCAACGACATCAAAGTGCAGGTGGCGGGCTCGGGTAAAAAACTGCGCGGCCTGCGACACGGCCCTTACCGCCCGGATTTAACTATCTTGGACGATATCGAGAACGACGAGCAGGTGCGCAGCCCGGAGCAGCGCAAAAAGCTCAACGACTGGCTGGACAAAACCATTCTGCCTTTGGGCGGCGTGGGCATGAAATACGATGTGATTTACATCGGCACCATCCTGCACTACGACAGCGTGCTGGCGCGCACTTTAAACAACCCGTTTTGGCACCGTAAAAAATTTCAGGCTATGATCCGCTGGCCGGACAATATGGCGCTGTGGGAGCAGTGGGAAGAGCTGTACCGCAACGAGGGCGAAGCAATGGCGTTGGCGTTTTACCGCGCCCACCGCGCGGAAATGGAAGCCGGCGCGGTTACCAGTTGGGCGGCGCGCGGGGTGCTGGAGCTGATGACCATCCGCGCCCGCGTGGGGCATGCGGCGTTTGATTCAGAGTACCAAAACGACCCGGTATCCGGCGATGCCGCGCCGTTTGCCAACAGCCTGCATTTTTGGGTGCAGCGCGATAGCGAGTGGCTGTTTTTCGGCGCCTGCGACCCGAGTTTGGGCAAGGCCGGTGCCAGCCGCGACCCGTCGGCGCTGCTGGTGGGCGGATTTAACAAGCGTACCGGTGTGCTGGATGTGGTGGAGGCGCAGATTAAAAAACGCCTGCCCGACCGCATCATTGAGGACATCATCGCCCTGCAACGGCAATACCATTGCCTGCTGTGGGGCATCGAGACGGTACAGTTCCAAGAGTTTTTAAAAACAGAGCTGGTGAAACGCGGCGCGGCGGCTGGCGTACCGATTCCGGCACGCGGCATCAAGCCGGTGGCGGATAAGCTGTTAAGGATTGAGAGCCTGCAACCGCATATGGCCAACGGCCTCATCCGCTTGCATGCCAGCCAAAGCACGCTGATCCAGCAGCTGCGGCATTTTCCGATGGCCGACCATGACGACGGCCCAGATGCGCTGCATATGCTGTGGATGCTGGCACAAAGCGGCTTCGGCGCGATTGACTACACCGCCGTGCCGCGCCACAACGACAGCAACGGGGTGCTGACTTTCGGCAGCGGTGCTTGGTAA
- a CDS encoding DUF1804 family protein, whose translation MAHPKETRDRLRQLYVSGNQTLETAAMMCGTTQATARRWREQARERGDDWDKMRAAYTLAGGSIEELGRATMAGFLQQYSSTMELLQQDGDLGPAAKVKLLASLADAYNKTVAANARILPETSKLATALEVVELLVQFVSEKHPKQLGALAEVLEPFGAEVEKRFG comes from the coding sequence ATGGCTCACCCGAAAGAAACCCGCGACCGCCTGCGCCAGCTGTATGTATCCGGCAATCAAACGCTGGAGACGGCGGCGATGATGTGCGGCACCACGCAGGCCACCGCGCGGCGCTGGCGCGAACAGGCGCGCGAGCGCGGCGACGATTGGGACAAAATGCGTGCCGCCTACACGCTGGCCGGCGGTAGCATCGAGGAGCTGGGGCGGGCAACGATGGCCGGCTTCTTGCAACAATACAGCTCGACCATGGAACTGCTGCAACAGGACGGCGACCTAGGCCCGGCGGCAAAGGTCAAGCTGTTGGCCAGTTTGGCCGATGCCTATAACAAGACCGTGGCGGCTAATGCCAGAATCCTGCCGGAAACCAGCAAGCTGGCCACCGCGCTGGAAGTGGTGGAATTGCTGGTGCAGTTTGTATCGGAAAAACACCCCAAACAGCTGGGGGCACTGGCAGAGGTGCTGGAGCCGTTTGGGGCGGAGGTGGAGAAGAGGTTTGGTTAG